A region from the Lolium perenne isolate Kyuss_39 chromosome 4, Kyuss_2.0, whole genome shotgun sequence genome encodes:
- the LOC127295144 gene encoding probable CoA ligase CCL6 isoform X1 has protein sequence MEEAMYTVKVGEATPAGSGRASAGPVYRSIYAKDGLMQLPQEIQSPWDFFSGAVKKYPNNRMLGRRKVSDGKAGDYVWHTYEQVYQKVTKIGAAIRSFGVKPGAHCAIYGSNCPEWVMAMQACNSQGICYVPLYDTLGENAVEFILDHAEIYIAFLQESKIKSILAVLPKCTAHMKAIVSFGDVTNELKREVEKLGVSCFSWEEFSTMGEEIYELPKKQDDICTIMYTSGTTGEPKGVIITNRAIVAGVATTEQLLELTDKVVDEYDSYFSYLPLAHIFDQVIENYCISKGASIGFWQGDIMYLMEDVQVMKPTIFCGVPRVYDRIYTGINQKIQSGGLIAKHLFQYAYTYKLGNLKKGFKQHEASPFFDKIVFSKIKEGLGGRIRLMLSGAAPLPRHIEEFMRVTGCSVLAQGYGLTESCAGCFTSIANVFSMIGTVGPPVTAIEARLESVPEMGYDALSNAPRGEICLRGHTMFSGYYKHPDLTEEVFSDGWFHTGDIGEWQPDGTMKIIDRKKNIFKLSQGEYVAVEVVESAYVQSPLVASVWVYGNSFESFLVAVVVPQKQAIEDWAALNGMSGDYAEFCNDPKARRYIQDELNKTGKKLGLRGFEMLKAVHLDPVPFSIDKDLITPTFKLKRPQLLKYYKDRVDQLYKDAKMGTAQ, from the exons ATGGAGGAGGCGATGTACACTGTGAAGGTGGGTGAGGCGACGCCGGCCGGCAGCGGCAGGGCATCGGCCGGACCCGTCTACCGGAGCATCTACGCCAAGGACGGCCTCATGCAACTTCCCCAGGAAATCCAGTCCCCATGGGACTTCTTCAG TGGGGCAGTGAAGAAGTACCCCAATAACAGAATGCTTGGCCGGCGCAAAGTTTCAGATGGCAAG GCTGGTGACTATGTGTGGCATACGTATGAACAAGTGTACCAGAAGGTCACCAAGATTGGGGCAGCTATCAGAAGCTTCGGCGTTAAGCCG GGGGCTCATTGTGCCATATATGGATCCAACTGCCCTGAATGGGTCATGGCCATGCAG GCCTGCAATAGCCAAGGAATTTGTTATGTACCACTGTATGACACACTTG GAGAAAATGCAGTTGAATTCATCTTGGACCATGCTGAGATCTATATAGCTTTTTTGCAGGAGAGCAAGATAAAATCC ATTCTAGCAGTACTCCCAAAGTGTACTGCCCACATGAAAG CTATTGTTAGTTTTGGAGATGTGACAAATGAGCTGAAAAGGGAAGTTGAAAAATTAGGAGTATCTTGCTTTTCTTGGGAGGAATTTTCTACAATG GGAGAAGAAATCTACGAACTTCCTAAGAAACAGGACGACATTTGTACAATCATGTATACCAGTGGAACAACAGGAGAGCCGAAGGGTGTGATAATCACAAACAGGGCTATAGTAGCCGGGGTTGCGACCACAGAACAGCTCCTTGAGTTAACAGATAAAGTG GTTGATGAATATGATTCATACTTTTCTTATCTTCCGTTAGCTCACATATTCGATCAAGTTATTGAGAATTACTGCATCTCTAAAGGTGCCTCCATTGGATTCTGGCAAGGG GACATTATGTATCTGATGGAGGATGTGCAAGTGATGAAACCAACAATTTTCTGTGGTGTTCCTCGCGTTTATGATCGTATATACACAG GTATCAACCAGAAAATTCAGTCTGGAGGGCTGATAGCCAAACACCTTTTTCAGTATGCTTACACCTA CAAACTTGGCAATTTAAAGAAAGGGTTCAAACAGCATGAAGCTTCGCCATTTTTCGATAAAATAGTCTTCAGCAAA ATAAAGGAAGGTCTTGGTGGCCGCATACGCCTCATGCTATCAGGCGCGGCACCTCTACCAAGGCACATTGAAGAGTTCATGCGAGTCACAGGCTGCAGCGTCCTCGCACAAGGATATG GGCTCACTGAGAGTTGTGCAGGATGCTTTACGTCCATCGCCAATGTTTTCTCGATGATTGGGACAGTTGGCCCTCCTGTGACGGCAATCGAGGCGAGGTTGGAGTCTGTTCCTGAAATGGGCTATGACGCGCTCTCCAATGCACCGCGCGGTGAGATCTGCTTGAGGGGTCACACCATGTTCTCCGGCTACTACAAGCACCCTGACCTCACCGAGGAAGTGTTCTCAGATGGTTGGTTCCATACAG GCGATATCGGAGAGTGGCAACCAGATGGCACAATGAAGATCATTGACAGAAAGAAGAACATCTTCAAGCTGTCCCAAGGAGAGTATGTAGCAGTGGAGGTCGTGGAAAGCGCATACGTCCAGTCTCCACTCGTTGCATCG GTTTGGGTCTATGGGAATAGCTTCGAGTCCTTCCTTGTTGCTGTGGTTGTCCCTCAGAAGCAGGCTATTGAGGACTGGGCTGCACTTAACGGCATGTCTGGTGACTACGCAGAGTTCTGCAATGATCCGAAGGCTAGGAGGTACATCCAGGATGAGCTGAACAAAACTGGCAAGAAACTCGGG TTAAGAGGATTTGAGATGCTGAAGGCAGTTCACCTGGACCCAGTGCCATTCAGCATAGACAAGGACCTGATCACTCCGACTTTTAAGCTCAAGAGGCCTCAGCTGCTTAAATATTACAAG GATCGCGTTGATCAGCTGTACAAGGATGCCAAGATGGGAACTGCACAATGA
- the LOC127295144 gene encoding probable CoA ligase CCL6 isoform X2 has translation MEEAMYTVKVGEATPAGSGRASAGPVYRSIYAKDGLMQLPQEIQSPWDFFSGAVKKYPNNRMLGRRKVSDGKAGDYVWHTYEQVYQKVTKIGAAIRSFGVKPGAHCAIYGSNCPEWVMAMQACNSQGICYVPLYDTLGENAVEFILDHAEIYIAFLQESKIKSILAVLPKCTAHMKAIVSFGDVTNELKREVEKLGVSCFSWEEFSTMGEEIYELPKKQDDICTIMYTSGTTGEPKGVIITNRAIVAGVATTEQLLELTDKVDIMYLMEDVQVMKPTIFCGVPRVYDRIYTGINQKIQSGGLIAKHLFQYAYTYKLGNLKKGFKQHEASPFFDKIVFSKIKEGLGGRIRLMLSGAAPLPRHIEEFMRVTGCSVLAQGYGLTESCAGCFTSIANVFSMIGTVGPPVTAIEARLESVPEMGYDALSNAPRGEICLRGHTMFSGYYKHPDLTEEVFSDGWFHTGDIGEWQPDGTMKIIDRKKNIFKLSQGEYVAVEVVESAYVQSPLVASVWVYGNSFESFLVAVVVPQKQAIEDWAALNGMSGDYAEFCNDPKARRYIQDELNKTGKKLGLRGFEMLKAVHLDPVPFSIDKDLITPTFKLKRPQLLKYYKDRVDQLYKDAKMGTAQ, from the exons ATGGAGGAGGCGATGTACACTGTGAAGGTGGGTGAGGCGACGCCGGCCGGCAGCGGCAGGGCATCGGCCGGACCCGTCTACCGGAGCATCTACGCCAAGGACGGCCTCATGCAACTTCCCCAGGAAATCCAGTCCCCATGGGACTTCTTCAG TGGGGCAGTGAAGAAGTACCCCAATAACAGAATGCTTGGCCGGCGCAAAGTTTCAGATGGCAAG GCTGGTGACTATGTGTGGCATACGTATGAACAAGTGTACCAGAAGGTCACCAAGATTGGGGCAGCTATCAGAAGCTTCGGCGTTAAGCCG GGGGCTCATTGTGCCATATATGGATCCAACTGCCCTGAATGGGTCATGGCCATGCAG GCCTGCAATAGCCAAGGAATTTGTTATGTACCACTGTATGACACACTTG GAGAAAATGCAGTTGAATTCATCTTGGACCATGCTGAGATCTATATAGCTTTTTTGCAGGAGAGCAAGATAAAATCC ATTCTAGCAGTACTCCCAAAGTGTACTGCCCACATGAAAG CTATTGTTAGTTTTGGAGATGTGACAAATGAGCTGAAAAGGGAAGTTGAAAAATTAGGAGTATCTTGCTTTTCTTGGGAGGAATTTTCTACAATG GGAGAAGAAATCTACGAACTTCCTAAGAAACAGGACGACATTTGTACAATCATGTATACCAGTGGAACAACAGGAGAGCCGAAGGGTGTGATAATCACAAACAGGGCTATAGTAGCCGGGGTTGCGACCACAGAACAGCTCCTTGAGTTAACAGATAAAGTG GACATTATGTATCTGATGGAGGATGTGCAAGTGATGAAACCAACAATTTTCTGTGGTGTTCCTCGCGTTTATGATCGTATATACACAG GTATCAACCAGAAAATTCAGTCTGGAGGGCTGATAGCCAAACACCTTTTTCAGTATGCTTACACCTA CAAACTTGGCAATTTAAAGAAAGGGTTCAAACAGCATGAAGCTTCGCCATTTTTCGATAAAATAGTCTTCAGCAAA ATAAAGGAAGGTCTTGGTGGCCGCATACGCCTCATGCTATCAGGCGCGGCACCTCTACCAAGGCACATTGAAGAGTTCATGCGAGTCACAGGCTGCAGCGTCCTCGCACAAGGATATG GGCTCACTGAGAGTTGTGCAGGATGCTTTACGTCCATCGCCAATGTTTTCTCGATGATTGGGACAGTTGGCCCTCCTGTGACGGCAATCGAGGCGAGGTTGGAGTCTGTTCCTGAAATGGGCTATGACGCGCTCTCCAATGCACCGCGCGGTGAGATCTGCTTGAGGGGTCACACCATGTTCTCCGGCTACTACAAGCACCCTGACCTCACCGAGGAAGTGTTCTCAGATGGTTGGTTCCATACAG GCGATATCGGAGAGTGGCAACCAGATGGCACAATGAAGATCATTGACAGAAAGAAGAACATCTTCAAGCTGTCCCAAGGAGAGTATGTAGCAGTGGAGGTCGTGGAAAGCGCATACGTCCAGTCTCCACTCGTTGCATCG GTTTGGGTCTATGGGAATAGCTTCGAGTCCTTCCTTGTTGCTGTGGTTGTCCCTCAGAAGCAGGCTATTGAGGACTGGGCTGCACTTAACGGCATGTCTGGTGACTACGCAGAGTTCTGCAATGATCCGAAGGCTAGGAGGTACATCCAGGATGAGCTGAACAAAACTGGCAAGAAACTCGGG TTAAGAGGATTTGAGATGCTGAAGGCAGTTCACCTGGACCCAGTGCCATTCAGCATAGACAAGGACCTGATCACTCCGACTTTTAAGCTCAAGAGGCCTCAGCTGCTTAAATATTACAAG GATCGCGTTGATCAGCTGTACAAGGATGCCAAGATGGGAACTGCACAATGA